The following nucleotide sequence is from Mesobacillus jeotgali.
TGATTGATCTCAAGTGGAGTTTTTTTGTGGTCAGCAGCGGAAATCCCTCCTGGAGGTTAAAGCGCATTTGATAACCGAACGTACTGATGGTGCCAGTCCCTGTACGGTCTTCTTTTTCTACCCCAGTCTTCAATACATGTTCGCAAAGTTCTAGATATTGTTTCATGAATCTCCCTGCCCTTCAAAGCGTTCAATTTCTTTTTCTTATTTTAGCAAATTAATCAACAATGGTGGAAGGATATATCCTTATTTTGAATTCTCTTATTACTTTGCTGTGTGATCCCATATTTCCTGCCGAAATGCAATAAAATAGGAAAAGGCCTACTTGAGGCCTTCAATATATTGATAGGTTTGCGGTGCGGCCTCTTTTAGGAGTTTTGCCGGCAATCCGCCAATATAGAACATTGCAAAGCTTTCAGCAAAGTATTCCTCAGGGTAATCAAGGAAATAGGCACGGCCCGGGAAAAGCAGCCGGCTTTCACGCTTCCAGATTTCCTGGAACCTTTGCTCGTGCCTGATTCCGTCATAAACATGCCGGTCAAGTGAATGCGCGAATTCATGCAGTTCAAGATTGACAGAACCGTGGCCCTTTCCCTTTTCACTGCTGCCAATTTTCACAAGCACGGTCCTTGACCCGCCAATCCCCGGTACCTGATCCCATGTCTTTTCAGTTGTATATCCTCGCGGGACAATCCCCTTCAAATGGCTGGCAGTTGGATTATCTGTCAAACTGCCTTCAAATAATTTCACTTTAATATTGGTGTCTACAGCTTTTTGAATCATGCTTTCCGGGAGGGTCGTAAGTCTTTTTATGATCATAGCCGCTTCTACCTGATCAAAGTCCTTTTCCGGTAAAACGATCAATCTGCCAGCAATCCTTGCATCATCAGGATGGAGTGATTCATAGAGCACGGATTGTTTAGGGTATTCATATAGAAAAATGCCGTCCATATTAGCATTGGAGCTGCCGAGCATTGTGAAGGAAAGTATGATAACAACGAATATTTGATAGACCTTTCGCATTTATTATCCCCTTTCCTAAAGTGTTTTTCTGAAGGTGTAAATTGGGTTGAGTAGTTGATTTTTTCGAGGAATTTTACCTATAGTAATCTACTAAAATTATAACATATGATCGCTTGCCTGCTGGCTGAGAATTTCAGGAAGGTACTGTCGATTTTCGTGATGATTAGCAAACAAAAAAAACTCACCCAAAACAATTCGGATGAGTCATTCAGATTATGAAGCAATTACTTCTGCTTACTATTATGAAAGTTTTTCTGCAGCTCTTTTAAACGCTGTTCCCCTTCTTCACGAAGGCGCTTATTTTCTTCTTCGATTATCTTTGCTTCCTGCATTCCCTTTAGGATAATGTTGAAGCATTCCTGTATCGTCTCAATCTTGATCTCAGGGCAACCCGATAAACAGGCAGCCTCAATACTTTGACCCGCCATGTTCCGGACTTTCTGGACCATCAGTTCATTCGTGCGCCGATCGAGCTCTTTCATTGATTCAGCCGCTAGTTTTTGCTTTTTTGCTGCTACCGCCCGAATCAACCCGTTTTTAAAAATTGGAATAGTAGTTATAAATGTCGAATTGATTTTGCCAATGAGCTTTGCATTCCCTCTTTGAAGCAGCCTTATTTGTGGTGCAGTCTGCAAAGCGACGATTTTTGCCATTCCAAGGTCTAATATTCTATGTTCCAGGAGCTCTATCGCATTGCGCAAGTAATCAAGTTCCATCGAATCTATTTGATTACCATTCAAAGCATTTTGTTCAAGCTTTGGAAGCTTGTTTGTTTTCAATTCATTCAGCTTCATCTCTCCAGCCACCACAAATTTTTCAAGCAGCAGGTAATATTGGATGTTCTGTTCATACAACTGTTCTAGCATAGTCGCTGTTTCAGCCATCTCATTTTGATATTCAGAAATTTTCACATATACCTGTTCCATTTCTATCCCTATCGACTGGTATTTGCTATATAGCCTATCAAGCATCTTTTCCCGTTTCTTGAATAGCTTGCTGATCAGTCCTCCAGAGTTTTTTTCAAAATCTTTTTTGTCAAAACGATCCATAACCCTGCCCAGCTGCGTATGTAATTGCCCAAATCCCTTTACATTATACGTCCGCATCACAGCAATGATTTGATCCGAAAGACGGGAAATCTCAACTGCTGGCTCCTTCCCGTATTCAAGAATTCGGATGATATCATGTTCATCAATGCTCCGTGCCAGCTGCTGCACCTCAGGTTCATTTCTCATTGCCAACTGTATATCGTTAACCGCTTCTTCACTCAACATTTCCCTCGAATTGTCCATTAACGGGCTCACATTCCGGTTGTGAATAGGATTCATCAGCTTAATCTCTCCTTAGGATTTTTAAAATGCCTTGAAAGATTACTTTTTTTATAGCGGAAGGTTCCTTTAACTCTAGTTCGAAAACAACATCCTCAAGCCAGTGGGATACAAATACGCTATTGTCGATGTATTTTTCTATATCACTGTGACCAGCCGGGTTATAAACCACTAAATCAATACCAAATTGATTTAATAGCAGCAGGAGCGCAGCATCTGGCCTGGTCAGCGATCCGTTGAGTTGGTTATTGAAAATAATCAGCTTAGGCACATTTTGGGAGTAGTCGTATTTCTGCAGCATTTTCAAAATGAATGGCGGTATCTGCATTGACTGATTAAACAAATAGATCTTGACATCATCCTCTTTCTCACTATTCCGCGGCTTCAGATTAGGCTTTGCACATATATTCCTGATTGCAGAAGCAAGACTTTCTTGAAGACCAGAAGGCAGGTGACTGTACTTCCAGTAACGGGACCCTGTCATCTTTTCCGGATTAAGCAGTCCGTCATTGTCCAGGGATTTATGATAATGGAATCGGAAGTCACTGTTTGCACCCTTTGAAAATGGAAGGCTTTTAACGAGATAGGTATTTTCCTGCAAAATCAACCCATGAAGGTGATTCCAATATTCACGGCGATTACTTGAGACACCATTAATTTTTGCAAACAAGGCAGGAATCTTAACATTTCTGTTCTCCACTTCAAAATATGGCCTAATCATCGCCTTTTCCCTGGCAACTAAAAACAATTCGTCATACGTTGTCTTCAGGGTAACAGCATTTGGTACGTACTCTCTTAACTGCCATGGTTTATAAAAAATCGTTCCATCATAGTTTAGGAGTTTCTCAATATCCTTTGATGCCCGGTATGCTACCGTCGAGGTTTGCTTACCCTTTTTCATTGGCAACGGCTTTGGAATACTTGTCTCCGGGAAAATATGGACAAAGGCTTTCAGCTTATCCGGCCCGGAGATCGCTAATACATCATTTCCAGCCGGTGTGAAAGTAACCAGATCGCACCCAAGTTGTATTAAAAAGTATAACAGGTACTGATGGCTTTTCCTGTAGTTTCCATACCAGAGGAATGCAGGCATATCACCATCAGGATTTGCTTTCTTTAGATGTTGATTCAAATTGTAAAAGAGCCATGCTATGACATCGTTTAGAATTGAAATGAACTCCTGGCTCTCGAGTCCGCCTTTTTCAGTTCTTAAATACAGTTCGGTCATTTTAACAGCAGCATCCCTTATTTGTCTATTGATCAGGAAGTTATCAAAGGATGGCAGTAAATTTTCTTGGTCCATGAGCGCCACAAAGCGTTTTATAGATAGAGTTTGTTCTCCATTAAATTTGCTTATTTTTTCGATTGATTTTAATCGGAAGTGATCCAGTGAATGATTTAGTGATGAGTCGTTTAACAAAATCAGCTTGTTCGAGTGAACATAGTCATACAATTGGTTATAATACTCATCTTCATCATGAGGAATGCCGATGAAATTGGCAGTGACCTGGCCGATATGTGTGAAGGCACCGTCTTTTTTGTAAAATGGCCGCTCACTTGCAGGAGTATTGATCAGGTCCAGCCAGTTGTCATATGTAACAGGCAATGGATGAATTATAATTTGGTTCACATGTGAATACATAGAATCACTTCCCGCTGAAGACGATAGACTAAAATGAACAATTCATATTGGAATATTATAACAGAAATAACAAAACGTCTTTTAAGCTTTTAATAGCAGAATACGGACGAGCTTATCAAAAGTTTCAAGAAAGTTTCTAATTCCTGTATTTCACCTTTATTCCTGTCCACGCATATAGATGAATACTTAGATCTGGAAGGTGAACTCATATGCGCTTTATTTATAAAAGAGAGCCTGTTGAAGATTTACAGCTCGAATTAAGGAAGGTCAGCCAGGCTATGAGCTCAGGTGGTCTCGTTTTGTTCGACTTATTATTTTATTCACTTATTTTCACCCTTTTAATCATGCCAGCAGCCTCCCCCTTACTCCACTTCTCAGGTATCTATTTACTCATATATGTATCATTTTCCTGTATATTCTTATTTGTCAGGAGGACAGCAAAAGAGATTTCTGAGAATCACGAAAAGTAGGCTTCATAGTTCGATTGTTTTCTAATATAAAACGAAAAAAGGAACAGATTTGCATCCGTTCCTTGTTCCATTATTGGACATTCTTTTGCTGTTCATTTACTTCGGCCTTTTTCTTATTCAGGAAGTGGACGACAAATGTTCCTGTAAAAGTGATCAGCAGCAGGATGAAGAAATAGGCATGTTCTATATGGATTCCAAAAACTCCAGCCAGCATTTTTGCTGAAATGATAAAAATCAGGATATAGGCAGTCGTCTCCAGTTCTGGAATCCGCTCAATCAACCTAAGGAATACTCCCGCAACTCCTCTCATCATCAAAACACCCAGCATACCGCCAAGAAGCAATACCCACACTTCCTCACTGATACCCAATGCTGCAAGAACGCTATCCACAGAGAATGCAATATCCATTAATTCCACTGCGGCAACCGTACCCCAAAATGTACCAAACAACCGTATCAGCAAGCCGCTCTGATTGATTCCAGCTACTTCCCCGCTATCCTGATCCACACTTTTTTTCTTCTCAATAAAGTATTTGATTGCCAGCCAGGCCAGATAACCAGCGCCCATAACTTTAACCCACCAGAACTCGATTAGATATACACCTATCCCAATCGCGATGAACCTGAACGCATATGCGCCAAGCAGTCCATAGAATAAAGCTCTTTTTCTCTGTTTCTCTGGCAAGTGTTTCACCATCACAGCCAGCACTAAGGCGTTATCAGCAGATAAAAGCCCTTCAAGGATGACGAGTGTCCCGATCAGCCCCCAGCTGACAGGGTCCGTTAAAACCTCGACCCACATATCCCAATTGAAAAACTGGACATAAGTATCTACAAACCCTTGCAGTATGTCTGCCATTCTAGATGTTCCTCCCATTTTTTGGTTCTTAGGCTGTATAGAAAAACCCAGCATTAGCCGGGCCTCTATAAAAACTTATTTCGTTTTTCTTAATTTCAGTCCTAAATTAGCCAAAATAAATGAGATTTACATTTTTTATTGATCCACACAGATTCTTTCCGGAGATGGAGTCCTTCAATTGTTATCTTCAGCTTTTCCATTTAGGCGGAGTATTTTTTGCCCAAAAGATTTTTCCAAGCTCATAATGGGTCTGGAAGTTATCATGATAAGTATGGTAATGAAAATTAAACCAGAAACCATCCTTCGGCGGCTGGTCTCGCCTTACGTGGAAACGGATAATGTCTTTGCCATTGTCTCCGAGTATATGGAATATTTTTTCCGACTCACCGCCGCCAGGCATCTCCGTGATCCGAAGAGAATTCAGTTTTTCACCAGGATACTGCAAAGCTACCATTTCAATCGCCGTTTCAATGTTTGGCAAAATACTTTGCCTGAATTCATCTTCAATCACTGGACCAATTTTCTTACCGAACTTCTGGAAAGATTGTTGTTCGGCTTCTCTCATTGCTCTGTCAATGAACAAGTCCCTCTCCGCTTCCTCATCTACGGGTACATCGAGCGAGTCAATGAAACTGGTTTCGGCAGAGGTTGATTTTTCTGATCTTTCAGCTGTAGTTGTCAGGAACCCATTCACCTGGGCAGGAGACACCATCCCAAAAGTGACGATGGAGATCATGACAACGAGCGATTTGCGCAGCCATGCGGGCATGTGGATCACATCCTTATGTAAGTAAATAATCATTAACTTTTAAAATAGCAATCTGTTTAAAATAGTTATGAGTAGAAATCACCTGAATTGGTGATAATATAAAAAATTCGCTTAAGAATATTATAACTTGTTTATACGTAAAATTGGGCAAAGGGTTTCAGATTTTTCAAAAATGGTAATAAGGAAATAGTAGAGGCTTCATCATTGAAGTGAAAAGGGAGGTTATAATATGGAGTGGGTCGCTGTTGCAGTCAGTCTAATTACGCTTGCTTATTTTGTCTATTTGGCAATTGCAGATTAAGTCTTAATTGAAATGCGGTGGATGGCATTGCTTTATTTTCCGTCATGAAGAGATATTGGCTTCTGACCATTCAATAATGGGTGGAAGTTCGTTACATACAAAAAGAATGAGGTGTATCCTCATTCTTTTTCTATTACTCCGAAATGGAATTTTGCTGTTTTTCTTCTGTAAACATCAAAGCCAAACTCATCAAATCGCCCGCTTCGGAAATGGTCTTTCAGAACTACTCGCTTCCTGGCAACACGTATCGCATGATCAATGACTTCTTGTGTAAGCCCATCGTAAACAGCGAAATGAGTCAGGCCCCTGATTCCATCTGACTCTAATATCGACTCATCGAACATTGGGTCAAAATATACACAATCTACGCTTTTGTCTTCCTGCAACTTGAGGAACTCCAGTGAATAACCTTGAATGACTGTTATTTTGGCCATCGACTTATTGATGGCTTCATATCCTGATTCCCATGCTTTGAGTCCGGTTTTAACCAAATATGCGAGCTCTTGTCTTGCTTCAATTCCTGTGACAGATCCTGACTCACCTACCACAAAGCTCGCAACGATACTATCGGACCCAAGACCAAGCGAACAGTCAAGAACACTCATCCCTTCCCGCAACTTAGCTGCGTCTATGAGGGGATCACTTTCCCCTTTCATTAATCGTTTGATTCGGAACATAGCGGAATTCGGGTGGAAAAAGAAAGGCTCCGCAGCTCCAAGCGGGAAAAGCTCAAGACGCTCTTTGCCAACTACCAGGCAATCATCCTTCACGATTTCCTGGATACCTGACACTGACCTTTTTCTCCTCGGGATGAAATCCACATTAAGCTCCAGGGCTATAGCTCTTGCTTTCGCGGTCATACTCTCATTTGTCCTGCCTGCTGTTGTCACAAACACGCTCTCCCCCCCCCTTACACCTATTTGCATACAAACAAAAAGGACGTCAATCGACATCCTTTTCGAACTTTTTGAGCAATGAAGTTTTGGTATACTCTCACAGTATTGTCCCTTAAAGATTACTCTTGTTTTTTAAAATAATACAGCCTAGCAATGGGCATCAAAAGCAGAAGTTAAGTTATCCATGATCGCTTCCATCGGCTGACCTTCGATATCATGGCGAGGAATGAAGTGAACAACTTCTTTTCCTTTCAACAATGCCATTGATGGTGAAGATGGCTCTAGGCCTGTGAAATACTCACGCATTTTGGCAGTTGCTTCTTTGTCCTGGCCAGCAAAAACAGTCACAAGATGGTCAGGTTTCTTCTCACTTCGCAAGAGTGCTTGAGTTGCAGACGGACGGGCAAGACCCGCAGCACAACCACAAACGGAATTCACTACGACCAGTGTTGTTCCTTCTGCATTTTCCATGAATTCCTCAACTTCCGCAGCGGTAAGCAGTTCTTTGAAATCCGCACGAGTTAATTCCTCACGCATTGGCTTTACCATTTGTCTCATATATTCTTCATATGCCATTGACATAAATAAATCCCTCCCAAACGATAGTTTGCAGTGTTAGCATACTATATTATTTATACCAAACGCAATAAAAGAACGTCGTCTCACACTAGGAATGTACGGGCTCTTGAGCTGTCTTTCCTTCAAAATGATCCGTTACAGCTCCTTTGGAGGAACAAGATACAAGTCTGGCGTATTTAGCAAGTGCCCCTCTGGAAGGTAGTGATGGCGGTGTCCAGTTTTGCTTGCGGGCAACCAGCTCTTCCTCACTCAAGGCAACTGAAATCAGCCTTTGTTCACTATCAACAGTGATCAAGTCCCCATCTTTTATCAATGCAATCGGACCGCCAACCTGTGCTTCAGGGGCAATGTGGCCAATTACCAGGCCATGACTGCCTCCAGAAAATCTTCCATCTGTCAGCAATGCAACACTTTCTCCAAGGCCTTTGCCTACAAGTATCGCTGATAAACTCAGCATCTCAGGCATGCCCGGGCCTCCTTTTGGTCCCTCATAACGGATGACCAATACGTCACCAGCGACAATTTCATCGGAAATAACGGCTTTGGAAGCAGATTCCTCGTCATCAAAAACCTTGGCAGGACCCGTCATGGCTTTCACCTTCAAACCGGATACTTTCGCTACTGCGCCATCTGGTGCAAGGTTTCCTTTCAAAACAACGAGTGGGCCGTCCTTTCTAAAAGGCTGGGCTGCAGGCCGGATTACTTTTTGGCCAGGTTTTAGGTCAGGAAAGTCCTTTAGATTCTCTTCAAGTGTTTTTCCTGTAACCGTGAGACAATCACCGTGCAGCATTCCTTCTTTTAGAAGGAGTTTCATGACTGCCGGAACCCCGCCAGCTTCAAAAAGGTCCTGCATGACATATTTGCCGCTTGGCTTCAAATCAGCAAGATGGGGGACTCTTGCCTGAATTCTGTTGAAATCATCCAGCGTCAGGTCGACTTCTGCAGCATGTGCTATTGCCATTAAATGAAGAACGGCATTTGTAGATCCCCCTAGCGCCATTACGACAGTAATAGCATTCTCAAATGCTTCCTTCGTTAGTATCTGTCTTGGCCGAATATCCTGCTCAAGCATCTGATAGACTATTTCTCCTGCTTTATAGCAATCTTCACGCTTTTCATCGGTTTCCGCCGGATGTGATGAACTTCCCGGCAGGCTCATCCCTAGGGCCTCGATTGCGCTGGCCATTGTATTCGCTGTGTACATCCCTCCACATGAACCCGAACCCGGGCAAGCATGACATTCAATCTTATGAAGCTGTTCATCACCTATCGCACCCTTGTTATATTGGCCAACACCTTCGAAAGCAGAAACTATGTCAATGTCCCGATCATCAAGCTTGCCTGGCTTGATCGTGCCGCCATAAACAAAAACAGCAGGAAGGTCCATTCTAGCAATAGCCATCATACAGCCAGGCATATTTTTATCACAGCCGCCTATTGCGACAAAACCGTCCAGGCTCTCTCCCTGGACCACTGTTTCGATCGAGTCAGCAATTAAGTCACGACTAGGGAGCGAATAGCGCATGCCGTCTGTACCCATTGAAATTCCATCTGATACAGTGATTGTGTTGAAAATCAACGGCGCTCCACCTGCTGCCCTTGCACCCTCTTTCGCTTTCACAGCAAGCTTATCAATATGTATATTACAAGGAGTAACCTCGCTCCACGTACTCGCTATTCCGATCATCGGCTTCTTGAAATCATCGTCACCGAACCCTACCGCCCGAAGCATGGCCCTGTTCGGCGCCTTTCTGGCATCATCACTAAACACATGGCTCTTAATTCTTAAATCCTTTTCCAAAGAATGTCCCTCCCGATTTTTTATTCACTACGATAACGCTTTTTCGAGTCAATTGCAATAATAATCTAAATATTTTAATTATTAAAAATAAGTAAGCGGATACATTATCTCATTGAAGAGTAATATCATTTTTTTCCTAGAAAAAAGACACCCCGGACGTTAAAACAATCCAGGGTGCCTTGATAATCATTTATTGTTTCCTGGCTTCCGTCATCTGTTTCCAGACTGAGCCTTTTGCTTCCTCGCCAAGCTCGATACGGGCAATTGCCAGTTTCACCTGCATGCTTACTTCGAATTCGGGGTCATCTTCTGCATCTTTTAAAGTTGGCAATGCGCTTTCATCTCCAACTTCATAAAGGAACATCGCTGCACGCCAGCGAACAAGCTTACTTGGGTCCTTAAGTGCTTCCATCATTTCGTCCATCGCTTCCGAGAAACCTAGATCGGATAAGCAGTCACCCGCTGTCCTGCGAACGGTAACGGTTTTGTCGTTTAAGGCTTTGTAAAGCAAAGGCAGCACCTTTTTGTCCTCAATCATTCCTAAATAAACGGTGGCCAACCGGCGTATGGATGCTTTCTCATCCTGTAAAGCTTTTTCAAGCACAGGCAGATCGTTAACAGACGGATCTTCCATTTGCTCAAGAAGCTGGTATCTTACCCGCCAATCCTGATTTTCCAAATCCGCTTCTGTTATCCTGATTTTTTTCTTTGCTGCTTTTAACTGAGCTTCCTGACCAGGATTTTTAGCCAGCTTTACGAGCTCCTCCAGCCTCTCAGGAGGGTATGCCGCTAAAAGTTCTTCCACAACATCATTTCCTACTTGATCGAATTCTCCGTAACGGACTCCGAGTTCTTTCCACCTGCGGACCATAACAACGTTATCTTCTGGAGTCTGTACCTCTCCTACTTTTTTCACGAATGTTTCTGGCAGCCCATACCGCTTCTCTTCAGTGCCGTCAGTAAGCTTCACCTGCATGGGAATCCCCTTATATACTTGTACAAGGACTTTTACTTCCCCAAAATGCTCATTGATTTCAGGTTCAGCGTCCCCTGATTCCTCTGCATCTTCTCCGAACGCTTTTCTGACCTCAGGAAGAATCACCTTCCAGTCAAACTTTGCATTTCTTTCGACTGCGAGGAAATCTGCAACATGATAAACCCCTTTTACCCCTTCAATATCCAGTATGTTCAATACGACTTCCGGTGCCCCGGCCGCTGAATCCTTTTTATAGTTATTGCTCTTGCCCATAGGAAGTTCCTCATCTAGATTGATCTTCATCGTATTCGGACTTGGCGTTGGTTCTATTGATACAATTTTCACATTCCCACCCCTTTATATTTTTCAGGAATGAAGACATTTTAACATAATGAGTGATAGATAGCATTTCGAAGCCCTTCTGGACCTAATCCGTCCTTAGTTCGGACAGTTTATCCGCTTTGCCGGCTGAACCTGTCTGAAGTTGCTCTGACCCCAAACACGTTTAAGACAGAAAAAATAAGACCTGGTTTTCCAGGCCTTATTCGTTTTCAGCGAGCTCGGATAAATAACTCCATCTTTCAATTAGATACTCTAATTGCTCATTCAATTCTTTCTCTTCATTCACCAGGGCCTGGCCTTTTTCAAAATCACTACCGATATTGGCCATTTCTGCCTGGATCTCTTCAAGGCGTGTTTCTGTACCAGTAATCTTATCTTCAATTTCTGCCCATTCTTTTTGCTCTTTGAAGGATAGTTTCTTTTTCTTTGGCTTTTCTGTCTGCTCTACTTTTTCCTTCTTCGGTACCGAAGGAGCTGCTTCAGGTTTCGGTTTCTTTTCAAGGTATTCAGAGTAGTTACCGTAATGCAGGTCTGTCTGCCCGTTTCCTTCCAGGACCAGCAGCAAATCCACGACCTTATCAAGGAAGTAACGATCATGGGATACCGTAATAACGACACCCGGGAATTCTTCCAGATAATCTTCCAGTACTGTCAATGTCTGTGTATCCAAATCATTCGTCGGCTCATCCAGCAGCAGGACATTTGGTTCTTCCATTAACAGTTTTAACAGGTAAAGTCTGCGTTTTTCGCCACCGGAAAGCTTCCTGATAGGAGTTCCGTGTGCATAGGGCGGAAACAGGAATCTCTCTAGCATTTGTGCAGCGGAAATGGTCTTGCCGTCAGTCGTATGGACTATTTCCGCAGTCTCTTTCAAGTACTCAATTACCCGCTTATTTTCGTCCATATCTTCATTCTCTTGGGTATAGTAAGCAATCTTAACGGTTTGTCCGGTAATGATTTCCCCGTCATCGAGCTTGATCCTGCCTGCGAGGATATTCAGCAAAGTTGATTTGCCTGTCCCGTTCCGGCCGATGATTCCCAGTCTGTCTCCAGGTTTCACAAGCAGATTGAAGCGGTCGAGTATTACTTTATCTTCGTATTTTTTGGTTGCATCCTTCAGTTCCAGCACCTGTTTGCCCAGCCTGCTGCCACTTAAAGAGATATCGAGTTTCTCTGAAGACCTAACATTCGAGACTTCATCATCAAGTTTGTCAAAGCGCTGAATGCGGGCCTTCTGTTTAGTTGTCCTTGCCTTAGCTCCGCGCCTGATCCACTCGAGTTCCTGCCTGAACAAGTTCTTCTTCTTTTCAAGTGTTGCCGCTTCGTTTTCCTCGCGGATCGCCTTGGCTTCGAGGAAGCTGGCATAGTTGCCTTTATAGCTGTACAGACTCCCTCCGTCAAGTTCGAAAATCCTATTCGTGACTTTATCAAGGAAATAGCGATCATGGGTGACGAGCAGAAGCGATCCTGAATATCTGGAGAGATAGTCTTCAAGCCATTTTACTGTTTCATAATCAAGATGGTTTGTCGGCTCATCCAGAATCAACAAGTCGGGAGCTTCGATCAACACCTGAGCGAGTGCGACACGCTTCTTCTGACCACCGGATAGCTCTCCCATTTTTTTGGAGAAGTCAGAAATCCCAAGCTGCATGAGAATGGATTTTGCGGCAGTATTGGCATCCCAGCCATCTGAACTATCCATTCTTCGCTGCAACTCATAAAATCTTTCCTGAAGTCCTGAATCATCAGGTTTTCTGCTTAATTCGGACAGTATAATCTCATAATCTCTCATCAGCTTCAGGATTGGCGCTTCCCCGCTAAAAACCTGATCAAGTACTGTTTTATCAGATTCCATTTCAGGCTGTTGGGATAAAAATGAAATTTTATAGTCTTTTGCAAAGATTAAATCTCCAGAATCCGGCTGATCAATCCCAGCCACTATCCGGAGTAGAGAAGACTTTCCTGTTCCATTCACCCCAATCAAGCCTACTCTTTCACGCTCGCCGATCGTAAAAGAAATCCCATTGAAAAGCTCTTTTTCTCCGTATGTTTTCGTCACGTTTTCTATCGTGATCATTTTCATGCCTTACCATTCCATTCATTGTAAAATTGATCAAGGAAAGTTTCCATGAACCTATGTCTTTCCTCAGCTAGAAGTCTCGCTTGCTCAGTATTCATTTTATCCTTAAGTTTCAATAGCTTCTCATAAAAGTGATTGACCGAAGAACTGTCGCCATTCCTGTATTCCTCAAGCGTCATTTCTCCCCTGACATCCAAGTCAGGCTCATAGATTGGGTGGCCTTTTTTACCCCCGAAGGCAAATGTCCTTGCAATCCCGATTGCACCGAGGGCATCGAGGCGGTCGGCATCCTGGACAATTTCTGCTTCAATACTTTCAAGCGCGACCACCCTGCCGCCTTTATAAGAAACTGTTTCAATACAACTCTTTATTTTTGATGAGGTTTCGCTATCTAATTGTATGTTTTGTAAAAATGAATCCAGTTTCACCCATCCGGCTTCTTCTGATTCATTCAATTTATCATCTGGAATGTCGTGGAGCAAGGCGGCCATTTCGATGATGAACCAGTCACCCTGCTGTTCTTTGCTCCATATAAGTCGGGCATTCTTCCTGACCCTGTCAATATGGTGCCAATCATGCCCGGAAGAATCCTTGCCAAGTTCGGTTTTGACAAATTCCTCTGCCATTACTATTTTATCTCTCATATTCCGCACCTACTTTCC
It contains:
- a CDS encoding anthrax toxin lethal factor-related metalloendopeptidase; translated protein: MRKVYQIFVVIILSFTMLGSSNANMDGIFLYEYPKQSVLYESLHPDDARIAGRLIVLPEKDFDQVEAAMIIKRLTTLPESMIQKAVDTNIKVKLFEGSLTDNPTASHLKGIVPRGYTTEKTWDQVPGIGGSRTVLVKIGSSEKGKGHGSVNLELHEFAHSLDRHVYDGIRHEQRFQEIWKRESRLLFPGRAYFLDYPEEYFAESFAMFYIGGLPAKLLKEAAPQTYQYIEGLK
- a CDS encoding toxic anion resistance protein, whose product is MHNRNVSPLMDNSREMLSEEAVNDIQLAMRNEPEVQQLARSIDEHDIIRILEYGKEPAVEISRLSDQIIAVMRTYNVKGFGQLHTQLGRVMDRFDKKDFEKNSGGLISKLFKKREKMLDRLYSKYQSIGIEMEQVYVKISEYQNEMAETATMLEQLYEQNIQYYLLLEKFVVAGEMKLNELKTNKLPKLEQNALNGNQIDSMELDYLRNAIELLEHRILDLGMAKIVALQTAPQIRLLQRGNAKLIGKINSTFITTIPIFKNGLIRAVAAKKQKLAAESMKELDRRTNELMVQKVRNMAGQSIEAACLSGCPEIKIETIQECFNIILKGMQEAKIIEEENKRLREEGEQRLKELQKNFHNSKQK
- a CDS encoding YceG family protein encodes the protein MYSHVNQIIIHPLPVTYDNWLDLINTPASERPFYKKDGAFTHIGQVTANFIGIPHDEDEYYNQLYDYVHSNKLILLNDSSLNHSLDHFRLKSIEKISKFNGEQTLSIKRFVALMDQENLLPSFDNFLINRQIRDAAVKMTELYLRTEKGGLESQEFISILNDVIAWLFYNLNQHLKKANPDGDMPAFLWYGNYRKSHQYLLYFLIQLGCDLVTFTPAGNDVLAISGPDKLKAFVHIFPETSIPKPLPMKKGKQTSTVAYRASKDIEKLLNYDGTIFYKPWQLREYVPNAVTLKTTYDELFLVAREKAMIRPYFEVENRNVKIPALFAKINGVSSNRREYWNHLHGLILQENTYLVKSLPFSKGANSDFRFHYHKSLDNDGLLNPEKMTGSRYWKYSHLPSGLQESLASAIRNICAKPNLKPRNSEKEDDVKIYLFNQSMQIPPFILKMLQKYDYSQNVPKLIIFNNQLNGSLTRPDAALLLLLNQFGIDLVVYNPAGHSDIEKYIDNSVFVSHWLEDVVFELELKEPSAIKKVIFQGILKILRRD
- a CDS encoding TerC family protein, whose product is MADILQGFVDTYVQFFNWDMWVEVLTDPVSWGLIGTLVILEGLLSADNALVLAVMVKHLPEKQRKRALFYGLLGAYAFRFIAIGIGVYLIEFWWVKVMGAGYLAWLAIKYFIEKKKSVDQDSGEVAGINQSGLLIRLFGTFWGTVAAVELMDIAFSVDSVLAALGISEEVWVLLLGGMLGVLMMRGVAGVFLRLIERIPELETTAYILIFIISAKMLAGVFGIHIEHAYFFILLLITFTGTFVVHFLNKKKAEVNEQQKNVQ
- a CDS encoding YpjP family protein — encoded protein: MPAWLRKSLVVMISIVTFGMVSPAQVNGFLTTTAERSEKSTSAETSFIDSLDVPVDEEAERDLFIDRAMREAEQQSFQKFGKKIGPVIEDEFRQSILPNIETAIEMVALQYPGEKLNSLRITEMPGGGESEKIFHILGDNGKDIIRFHVRRDQPPKDGFWFNFHYHTYHDNFQTHYELGKIFWAKNTPPKWKS
- a CDS encoding class I SAM-dependent methyltransferase, which encodes MFVTTAGRTNESMTAKARAIALELNVDFIPRRKRSVSGIQEIVKDDCLVVGKERLELFPLGAAEPFFFHPNSAMFRIKRLMKGESDPLIDAAKLREGMSVLDCSLGLGSDSIVASFVVGESGSVTGIEARQELAYLVKTGLKAWESGYEAINKSMAKITVIQGYSLEFLKLQEDKSVDCVYFDPMFDESILESDGIRGLTHFAVYDGLTQEVIDHAIRVARKRVVLKDHFRSGRFDEFGFDVYRRKTAKFHFGVIEKE
- a CDS encoding BrxA/BrxB family bacilliredoxin, whose product is MSMAYEEYMRQMVKPMREELTRADFKELLTAAEVEEFMENAEGTTLVVVNSVCGCAAGLARPSATQALLRSEKKPDHLVTVFAGQDKEATAKMREYFTGLEPSSPSMALLKGKEVVHFIPRHDIEGQPMEAIMDNLTSAFDAHC